A portion of the Stigmatella aurantiaca DW4/3-1 genome contains these proteins:
- a CDS encoding hybrid sensor histidine kinase/response regulator, whose product MRPSPPTQEQLLEAEVARLRRLLQEAGIDAGPAVLGTAPAASAQGSAWEQGELLRIAQEAGGIGAFAVEIATDIMSVTPEFCRLFGIDEVESVSAAQIEALIVAEDRNVASSKRTRLQGKASPHAEYRIHHARTGELRWISRRAEFVRDAQGRAVRLIGVVQDVTERRHAEDALRAANERIQLALNAGAVLGTWVWDIPAVRITVDERFSRSFGLASESVSQEVTPEVLAASIHPEDYPRVEALVLQTLEQGKPLRAELRARQFDGSYLWLEANGHCERDTEGKPLRFPGVLLNIDERKRAELRQAVLAEIGERLRSLDSTADIAGEAMERVGRHFGVLRAGYGRVDVSQGLVEVERDWVSGPDVIRVVGTHRFADHGTYFENLKRGEPVVIPDVEADPRTAGQVAHLRTYGVRALLDVPLCEQGRLVALLFLHHREVRPWSQDEIHFMNTVADRIWVASERVRVMADLRRANETLEQRVAQRTRERDRIWNVSQDLQMVSDMEGRFISANPAWTAILGWTQEELLGKTTTWIEHPADHARTRAEVARLAEGHRTVAFENSMRHKNGSYRLLSWMAVPVPEDGLLYAVARDITEQRQIEEQLRQAQKMEAVGNLTGGVAHDFNNLLQIIGGNLQLLERDVATHERALRRVQTALGAVERGAKLASQLLAFSRRQPLQPVALHLGRLVRGMDDLLRRSLGEDIEVETVVTGGLWNTFADPNQLENVILNLAINARDAMTGHGRLTIEASNAMLDERYAQLHPEAVPGEYVMLAVSDTGSGMPPEVVARAFEPFFTTKSEGRGTGLGLSMVYGFVKQSGGHVKIYSELGHGTCVKVYLPRAFLSETHRPETVEGPIEGGSETILVVEDDAAVRATVVEMLSELGYRILKAVDAQSALAIVQSGVHVDLLLTDVVMPGPLRSPDMAREAKALLPDLEVLFTSGYSENAIVHGGRLDPGVHLLSKPYRREDLARKVRGLLNVRQRLAAQSPRVEREPFRPERAHGLDKPRRLRVLLVEDDEDIRASASELLSFLGHDVLAVESAEEARGALVADAFDVLFTDVTLPGMSGVELAREAVRRRAGLRIIIASGHGSAVLEDGGARIAGVVVLAKPYALSQLQRALEQVEASR is encoded by the coding sequence ATGCGTCCTTCCCCGCCCACCCAGGAACAGCTCCTCGAGGCCGAGGTCGCGCGCTTGCGGCGGCTGCTCCAGGAGGCGGGGATCGACGCGGGCCCGGCGGTGCTTGGCACGGCCCCCGCGGCGTCCGCCCAGGGCAGCGCGTGGGAGCAAGGGGAGCTGCTTCGCATCGCCCAGGAGGCAGGCGGCATCGGCGCGTTCGCGGTGGAGATCGCCACCGACATCATGTCCGTGACGCCGGAGTTCTGCCGCCTGTTCGGAATCGATGAGGTGGAGTCCGTGTCCGCCGCCCAGATCGAGGCGCTCATCGTTGCCGAGGACCGGAATGTAGCCTCGAGCAAGCGCACCCGGCTTCAGGGCAAGGCGTCCCCGCACGCCGAGTATCGGATCCACCATGCCCGCACGGGCGAGCTGCGGTGGATCTCCCGGCGCGCGGAGTTCGTCCGGGATGCGCAGGGCCGGGCCGTCCGGCTCATTGGCGTCGTGCAGGACGTGACCGAGCGCCGGCACGCCGAGGACGCGCTCCGCGCGGCCAATGAGCGCATCCAGCTCGCGCTGAACGCGGGGGCCGTGCTCGGCACCTGGGTTTGGGACATCCCCGCCGTCCGGATCACCGTCGATGAGCGCTTCTCGAGGTCCTTCGGGCTCGCGTCCGAGTCGGTCTCCCAGGAGGTGACGCCCGAGGTGCTTGCGGCCTCCATTCACCCCGAGGATTACCCTCGCGTCGAGGCGCTCGTCCTCCAGACGCTGGAGCAGGGCAAGCCGTTGCGCGCCGAGCTGCGCGCCCGGCAGTTCGATGGCTCCTACCTCTGGTTGGAGGCGAACGGCCACTGCGAGCGCGACACGGAGGGCAAGCCGCTCCGCTTCCCGGGGGTGCTGCTCAACATCGATGAGCGGAAGCGGGCAGAGCTTCGCCAGGCGGTCCTGGCCGAGATCGGCGAGCGGCTGAGGTCGCTCGACAGCACGGCGGACATCGCCGGGGAGGCCATGGAGCGGGTCGGGCGCCACTTCGGCGTCCTGCGCGCGGGGTATGGCCGGGTCGACGTGTCGCAGGGGCTCGTCGAGGTCGAGCGGGACTGGGTGTCCGGGCCGGACGTCATCCGTGTGGTGGGCACCCACCGGTTCGCGGACCATGGCACCTACTTCGAGAACCTCAAGCGGGGCGAGCCCGTCGTCATCCCGGACGTGGAGGCCGATCCGAGGACCGCTGGGCAGGTGGCGCACCTGCGGACCTACGGCGTCCGGGCGCTGCTCGACGTGCCGCTGTGCGAGCAGGGGCGCCTCGTGGCCCTCCTGTTCCTGCACCACCGGGAGGTTCGCCCCTGGTCGCAGGACGAGATCCACTTCATGAACACGGTCGCGGACCGCATCTGGGTGGCCAGCGAGCGCGTGAGGGTGATGGCGGATCTGCGGCGGGCCAACGAGACGCTCGAACAGCGCGTGGCGCAGCGGACGCGCGAGCGGGACCGCATCTGGAACGTCTCCCAGGACTTGCAGATGGTGTCGGACATGGAAGGCCGGTTCATCAGTGCGAACCCGGCGTGGACGGCGATCCTCGGGTGGACGCAAGAAGAGCTGCTGGGGAAGACCACCACGTGGATCGAGCACCCGGCGGACCATGCGAGGACGCGGGCCGAGGTGGCGCGCCTGGCCGAGGGCCACCGGACGGTGGCCTTCGAGAACTCCATGCGCCACAAGAACGGCTCCTACCGCTTGCTGTCCTGGATGGCGGTGCCCGTGCCCGAGGACGGGCTGCTCTACGCCGTCGCGCGCGACATCACCGAGCAGCGTCAGATCGAAGAGCAGCTGCGGCAGGCCCAGAAGATGGAGGCCGTGGGCAACCTCACGGGCGGCGTGGCGCACGACTTCAACAACCTGCTGCAAATCATTGGCGGCAACCTCCAACTGCTGGAGCGTGACGTGGCCACCCACGAGCGGGCCCTGCGCCGGGTGCAGACCGCCCTGGGGGCCGTCGAGCGCGGGGCCAAGCTTGCCTCCCAACTGCTCGCGTTCTCACGCCGGCAGCCGTTGCAGCCAGTGGCCCTGCACCTGGGGCGGCTGGTGCGCGGCATGGATGATCTGCTGCGCCGCTCGCTGGGGGAGGACATCGAGGTGGAGACCGTCGTGACGGGGGGCCTGTGGAACACGTTCGCGGACCCCAACCAGCTCGAGAACGTCATCCTCAACCTGGCCATCAACGCCCGGGACGCCATGACGGGCCATGGGCGGCTGACGATCGAGGCCAGCAACGCCATGCTCGATGAGCGCTATGCCCAGCTCCACCCCGAGGCGGTCCCCGGTGAGTACGTGATGCTGGCGGTCTCCGACACGGGCAGCGGCATGCCGCCCGAGGTGGTGGCGCGGGCCTTCGAGCCCTTCTTCACCACCAAGTCCGAGGGTCGCGGCACGGGCCTGGGCCTGAGCATGGTGTACGGCTTCGTCAAGCAGAGCGGCGGCCACGTGAAGATCTACAGCGAGCTGGGACATGGCACGTGCGTGAAGGTCTACCTGCCCCGTGCGTTCCTGTCCGAGACGCACCGCCCCGAAACCGTGGAAGGGCCCATCGAGGGGGGCTCCGAGACCATCCTGGTGGTGGAGGATGACGCCGCGGTGCGGGCCACCGTGGTGGAGATGCTGAGCGAGCTGGGCTACCGCATCCTCAAGGCCGTCGATGCGCAGAGCGCGCTGGCCATCGTCCAGAGCGGTGTACACGTGGACTTGCTGCTCACCGACGTGGTGATGCCCGGCCCGCTGCGCAGCCCCGACATGGCACGGGAGGCCAAGGCCCTGCTGCCGGACCTCGAGGTGCTCTTCACCTCGGGCTACTCGGAGAACGCGATTGTGCACGGGGGGCGGCTCGACCCGGGCGTCCACCTGCTGAGCAAGCCCTACCGGCGCGAGGACCTGGCGCGCAAGGTGCGCGGTCTGCTCAACGTCCGGCAGCGGCTGGCGGCCCAGTCCCCGCGGGTGGAGCGGGAGCCTTTCCGGCCCGAGCGGGCCCATGGCCTGGACAAGCCGCGGCGGCTGCGCGTGCTGCTGGTGGAGGACGATGAGGACATCCGCGCCTCGGCGAGCGAGCTGCTGAGCTTCCTGGGCCACGACGTGCTGGCGGTGGAGAGCGCCGAGGAGGCGCGGGGGGCGCTGGTGGCGGACGCCTTCGATGTGCTGTTCACGGATGTGACGCTGCCGGGGATGTCCGGGGTGGAGCTGGCGCGCGAGGCGGTGCGGCGGCGGGCGGGGCTGCGCATCATCATCGCCTCGGGGCATGGGAGCGCGGTGCTCGAGGATGGGGGCGCGCGCATCGCGGGTGTGGTGGTGCTGGCCAAGCCCTATGCGCTGTCCCAGCTTCAGCGGGCGCTGGAGCAGGTGGAGGCCTCCCGGTGA
- a CDS encoding M14 family metallopeptidase produces the protein MSSHAAGLVAIAALTLSPLAVQAQSAPSKGVAFRPSILVAKVSFSSREDLNQLAEKLDLTAAVDNGNHTVEALLSQAEFDALVASGRTVEVLEEQTRLMNAPREDGMGRLGISGYACYRTVTETYAAMARLETTYPNLAEWKDIGDTWDKVTAGGNPGDDLRVLILTNKSLPGPKPRFFLMGGIHAREYTTAELATRFAEQLVTRYGTEADATWLLDHHELHVVVQANPDGRRIAETGSSKRKNANTSQGSCSTTTYGVDLNRNSSFDWGGAGASTSACNETYRGRASASEPETLALENYIRSIFPDQRGPGSTDAAPADATGLLLSLHSYGGYVLYPWGATTTPPPNATQLRTLGRKFNYFNGYQACQVASCLYAATGSTDAFSYGELGVASYTFEMGNAFFESCSAFENTILPKNLPALYYAFKAARRPYQVAAGPDAITLTVSASTVSRGTDVTLFARADDTRYGTNGGTEASQVILGARYSIDAPSWVSGTPTYAMNPVDGLFNSTAESVQATVFTSGLAPGRHTLFVEARDSQGNWGVPSAIFLNVQ, from the coding sequence ATGTCGTCGCACGCCGCAGGTCTCGTTGCCATCGCAGCGCTCACCCTTTCCCCCTTGGCCGTTCAGGCACAGTCCGCCCCCTCGAAGGGGGTCGCCTTCCGGCCCTCCATTCTCGTGGCCAAGGTGTCCTTCTCTTCCCGGGAAGACCTCAACCAGCTCGCCGAGAAGCTGGATCTCACCGCCGCCGTGGACAACGGGAACCACACCGTGGAGGCCCTCCTCTCGCAAGCGGAGTTCGATGCCCTGGTGGCGTCCGGGCGCACCGTGGAGGTGCTTGAAGAGCAGACGCGGCTCATGAACGCGCCCCGGGAGGACGGGATGGGCCGTCTGGGCATCTCCGGCTACGCGTGCTACCGCACCGTGACCGAGACCTATGCCGCCATGGCCCGGCTGGAGACCACCTACCCGAACCTCGCCGAGTGGAAAGACATCGGCGACACCTGGGACAAGGTGACCGCCGGTGGCAACCCCGGGGATGACCTGCGGGTGTTGATCCTCACCAACAAGTCGCTGCCCGGCCCCAAGCCGCGCTTCTTCCTCATGGGCGGCATCCACGCGCGCGAGTACACCACCGCGGAGCTGGCCACGCGCTTCGCCGAGCAGCTCGTCACCCGCTATGGCACCGAGGCCGACGCCACCTGGCTGCTCGACCACCATGAGCTGCATGTGGTGGTGCAGGCCAATCCCGATGGCCGCCGCATCGCCGAGACGGGCTCCTCCAAGCGCAAGAACGCCAACACCTCCCAGGGCTCGTGCTCCACCACGACCTATGGCGTGGATCTCAACCGCAACAGCAGCTTCGACTGGGGCGGCGCGGGCGCGAGCACCAGCGCGTGCAATGAGACCTACCGGGGCCGCGCCTCTGCCTCCGAGCCCGAGACCCTGGCGCTGGAGAATTACATCCGCTCCATTTTCCCCGACCAACGGGGGCCGGGCTCCACGGACGCCGCGCCCGCGGATGCCACCGGGTTGTTGCTCAGCCTCCACAGCTATGGCGGCTATGTGCTCTATCCCTGGGGCGCCACCACCACGCCGCCGCCCAACGCCACCCAGCTGAGGACCCTGGGGCGTAAGTTCAACTACTTCAATGGCTACCAGGCGTGCCAGGTGGCCTCGTGCCTCTACGCGGCCACGGGCTCCACGGATGCGTTCTCCTATGGAGAGCTCGGCGTCGCCTCCTACACCTTCGAGATGGGCAACGCCTTCTTCGAGAGCTGCTCCGCCTTCGAGAACACGATTCTCCCGAAGAACCTGCCGGCGCTCTACTACGCCTTCAAGGCCGCGCGCAGGCCTTACCAGGTGGCCGCGGGCCCCGATGCCATCACCCTCACGGTGTCGGCGAGCACCGTCTCCCGAGGCACGGACGTGACGCTCTTCGCCCGCGCCGACGACACCCGCTACGGCACCAATGGTGGGACCGAGGCCTCGCAAGTCATCCTCGGCGCCCGGTACAGCATTGACGCGCCGTCCTGGGTGTCCGGCACGCCCACCTACGCCATGAACCCGGTGGACGGGCTCTTCAACAGCACCGCCGAGTCCGTCCAGGCCACGGTCTTCACCTCGGGGCTGGCGCCCGGCCGGCACACCCTCTTCGTCGAGGCCCGGGACAGCCAGGGGAACTGGGGGGTGCCTTCGGCCATCTTCCTGAACGTGCAGTGA
- a CDS encoding heavy metal translocating P-type ATPase: protein MKEAHEGVPSASSGDSRPVDPVCGMRVDPVQPKGGTFEHEGQRYFFCNPKCREKFRADPRKYLEPSSTPAPEAPPGTMYICPMDPEVRQDHPGSCPKCGMALEPESPSLEETPDPELISMTRRFWTCLAFSVLVLFLGMPEMLPGQPMQRLMSPSALAWAQLVLSSPVVLWGGWPFFQRGWASVRNRHLNMFTLIALGTGAAYLFSLFATFFPGALPHAFTGHGGAIPVYFEAAATITTLVLLGQVLELRARRATSGALRALLRLAPTTARRLREDGGEEDVPLEQVQPGDRLRVRPGEKVPVDGVVLEGEGAVDESMVTGEALPVEKGPGAKVTGGTVNGTGSLILKAERVGKDTLLSRIVQRVGEAQRTRAPIQRLADQVASVFVPAVIAVSVLTAFVWGVWGPEPRFSHALVNAVAVLIIACPCALGLATPISVVVGTGRGAQMGVLIREASALERLERVDTLVVDKTGTLTEGKPRLVSVEPVAGMEEARLLWLAASLEQGSEHPLAAAIVAGAQARGAGLARTQDFRSLTGKGVTGRVEGTAVALGNAALLSALAVEAGALAARAEALRREGQTVVFVVVEGQPAGLLGVEDPLKASTPEALALLRREGLRVVMLTGDSRTTAEAVARKLGLSEVLAEVLPEAKGDVVKRLQAEGRVVAMAGDGVNDAPALAQADVGIAMGTGTDIAMESAGVTLVKGDLLGIARARALSQATLRNIRQNLFFAFVYNLLGVPLAAGVLYPAFGLLLSPMLASAAMSLSSVSVIGNALRLKKAM from the coding sequence ATGAAGGAAGCGCATGAGGGTGTGCCATCCGCCAGTTCAGGGGATTCCCGGCCGGTGGACCCGGTCTGTGGAATGAGGGTGGACCCCGTTCAGCCCAAGGGAGGCACCTTCGAGCACGAGGGCCAGCGCTATTTCTTCTGCAACCCGAAATGCCGGGAGAAGTTCCGCGCGGATCCCCGGAAGTATCTGGAGCCCTCGTCCACCCCCGCACCAGAGGCTCCGCCCGGGACGATGTACATCTGTCCGATGGATCCCGAGGTCCGGCAAGACCATCCGGGCTCATGTCCGAAGTGTGGCATGGCGCTGGAGCCGGAATCCCCCTCGCTGGAGGAGACGCCGGATCCCGAGCTGATCAGCATGACGCGCCGGTTCTGGACGTGTCTGGCCTTCAGCGTGCTGGTGCTGTTCCTGGGCATGCCGGAGATGCTGCCGGGCCAGCCGATGCAGCGGCTCATGTCCCCCAGCGCCCTGGCCTGGGCACAGCTCGTGCTCAGCTCTCCCGTCGTGCTCTGGGGCGGATGGCCTTTCTTCCAGCGAGGCTGGGCCTCGGTGCGCAACCGGCACCTCAACATGTTTACCCTCATCGCGCTGGGCACGGGCGCGGCGTACCTTTTCAGCCTCTTCGCCACCTTTTTCCCGGGGGCGTTGCCACACGCCTTCACCGGCCATGGGGGCGCCATCCCCGTCTATTTCGAGGCGGCCGCCACCATCACCACGCTGGTCCTCCTGGGACAGGTGTTGGAGCTGCGGGCCCGCCGGGCCACCTCGGGCGCGCTGCGAGCCCTGTTGCGCCTGGCGCCCACCACGGCCCGGCGACTCCGCGAGGACGGGGGCGAAGAGGACGTGCCCCTGGAGCAGGTCCAACCGGGGGACCGGTTGCGCGTGCGGCCGGGCGAGAAGGTTCCCGTGGATGGGGTGGTGCTGGAAGGGGAGGGCGCCGTGGACGAGTCCATGGTGACGGGCGAGGCCCTGCCGGTGGAGAAAGGGCCAGGCGCGAAGGTGACCGGTGGCACCGTCAACGGCACGGGGAGCCTCATCCTGAAGGCGGAGCGCGTGGGAAAGGACACGCTGCTGTCACGCATCGTTCAGCGGGTGGGCGAGGCCCAGCGCACCCGGGCCCCCATTCAGCGGCTCGCGGACCAGGTGGCCTCCGTCTTCGTCCCCGCCGTCATCGCCGTGTCGGTGCTCACGGCCTTCGTGTGGGGCGTGTGGGGGCCGGAGCCGAGGTTCTCCCATGCGCTGGTGAACGCGGTGGCGGTGCTCATCATCGCCTGTCCGTGCGCCCTGGGGCTCGCCACGCCCATCTCCGTGGTGGTGGGCACCGGACGCGGGGCGCAGATGGGGGTGCTCATCCGGGAGGCCTCGGCGCTCGAGCGGCTGGAGCGCGTGGACACCCTGGTGGTGGACAAGACGGGCACGCTCACCGAGGGCAAGCCCAGGCTCGTTTCGGTGGAGCCCGTGGCGGGCATGGAGGAGGCCCGCCTGCTGTGGCTGGCCGCGAGCCTGGAGCAGGGCAGCGAGCACCCCCTGGCCGCCGCCATCGTCGCCGGGGCCCAGGCGCGGGGGGCCGGGCTCGCGAGGACGCAGGACTTCCGCTCGCTCACCGGCAAGGGGGTGACGGGGCGGGTGGAGGGCACCGCCGTGGCGCTGGGCAACGCGGCGTTGCTCTCCGCTCTGGCGGTGGAGGCAGGCGCCCTGGCCGCACGCGCCGAGGCGTTGCGGCGCGAGGGGCAGACGGTGGTCTTCGTGGTGGTGGAAGGACAGCCCGCGGGGCTGCTGGGGGTGGAGGATCCGCTCAAGGCGTCCACGCCCGAGGCCCTGGCGCTCCTGCGGCGCGAGGGCCTGCGCGTGGTGATGCTCACCGGGGACAGCCGCACCACGGCGGAGGCGGTGGCCCGGAAGCTGGGCCTGAGCGAGGTGCTGGCCGAGGTGTTGCCGGAGGCGAAGGGAGACGTGGTGAAGCGGCTTCAGGCCGAGGGGCGGGTGGTGGCCATGGCGGGGGATGGCGTCAACGATGCGCCCGCGCTCGCCCAGGCGGACGTGGGCATCGCCATGGGGACGGGGACGGACATCGCCATGGAGAGCGCGGGGGTGACGCTGGTGAAGGGCGATCTGCTGGGCATTGCCCGCGCCCGGGCGCTCAGCCAGGCCACGCTGCGCAACATCCGGCAGAACCTGTTCTTCGCCTTCGTCTACAACCTGCTCGGGGTGCCCCTGGCCGCCGGGGTGCTCTACCCCGCCTTCGGCCTGCTGCTGAGCCCCATGCTCGCCAGCGCGGCGATGAGCCTGTCCTCCGTGTCTGTCATTGGAAACGCGCTGCGGTTGAAGAAGGCAATGTAG
- a CDS encoding VOC family protein has protein sequence MLELRACIDVNDLDHGIAFYTQALGLKLGRRLGDGWAELLGAPSPIDLLAKPEGSSASPTAALPRSYRRHWTPVHLDFVVTDLDAAVQRARSAGATVEKEIEETKWGRIALLADPFGHGLCLLEFRGRGYDELLAP, from the coding sequence ATGCTTGAACTTCGTGCGTGTATCGATGTCAACGATCTGGACCACGGCATTGCCTTCTACACCCAGGCCCTGGGGCTGAAGCTTGGGCGTCGGCTCGGAGACGGTTGGGCGGAACTCCTTGGAGCCCCCTCCCCCATCGATCTGCTCGCCAAGCCCGAAGGAAGTTCCGCCAGCCCCACGGCGGCCTTGCCCCGGAGCTACCGCCGCCACTGGACCCCAGTCCATCTGGACTTCGTGGTCACCGATCTCGATGCGGCGGTCCAGCGGGCACGAAGCGCGGGGGCCACCGTCGAAAAAGAGATCGAGGAAACGAAGTGGGGACGCATTGCCCTGCTGGCAGACCCTTTCGGACACGGCCTCTGCCTGCTCGAGTTCCGGGGGCGGGGCTACGACGAACTCCTTGCCCCCTAA
- a CDS encoding LysR substrate-binding domain-containing protein, whose product MAVVAEALRSEHLTVMSLPRLCGAPARCVAARQEPPLRPCRRGGGTNLSDKQTGSARLRLARRPCEFLRTRSTRNVGGPHNRGRLMMQVPGTRRPCRATWCRAPVALISALRSWRRRHTSRRGVRPRSRRRCFPTNASATGRFVLQAALDGAGFASLSDAAVRPHLDSGRLVRVLQRHSPRFGGHQLFHPSGRLVRAGLRAFMAIVKEKRRWESPALTP is encoded by the coding sequence ATGGCTGTTGTCGCCGAAGCTCTCCGCAGCGAACACTTGACCGTTATGAGCCTGCCCCGGTTGTGTGGCGCTCCCGCACGTTGTGTGGCTGCTCGCCAGGAGCCTCCGCTGCGCCCCTGCCGACGGGGGGGAGGCACGAACCTGTCCGACAAGCAGACAGGTTCCGCGAGGCTGCGACTTGCACGACGCCCTTGTGAATTTCTCAGAACGCGCTCCACACGAAATGTGGGAGGACCACACAACCGGGGCAGGCTCATGATGCAGGTGCCCGGTACGCGGAGACCGTGCCGCGCGACATGGTGTCGAGCCCCTGTAGCCTTGATCTCGGCATTGCGATCGTGGCGGCGCCGTCATACCTCGCGACGAGGCGTGCGCCCCAGAAGCCGCAGGAGGTGCTTTCCCACGAATGCCTCCGCTACCGGAAGGTTTGTTCTTCAAGCCGCGCTCGACGGCGCCGGCTTCGCATCCCTGAGTGATGCTGCGGTGCGGCCGCACCTCGACTCCGGACGGCTGGTGCGCGTGCTCCAGCGTCATTCGCCCCGCTTCGGTGGCCACCAGCTCTTTCATCCCAGCGGCCGGCTCGTGCGTGCCGGGCTCCGCGCCTTCATGGCCATCGTGAAGGAGAAGCGCCGTTGGGAGAGTCCAGCCCTCACTCCGTGA
- a CDS encoding serine/threonine-protein kinase: MDKLSPLTLPSGTVLGTWQLEERAGYGAYGAVYRAHRVGQRAPQPVALKLALYSSDPRFEREAELLARVQHPNVPRLLGQGTWKGGHWNTLHPYLVMDWVEGHRLYGWAQQHPLTSRQALRILAQVARALEATHARQGLHRDVKGGNILVGPQGQAFLMDFGCGTWAGAAPLTREALAPGTRPYRSPQALRFHWNHLRSANAHYEATPADDVYALGVTAYHLCTGTYPPPATDPTIPGDDERDTLAVLVPPSQLVPLAPALESLILRMLSDNPLERGSAAELAAAMEKAAAGPGDGLDTPLRPSPPIAPSVGAHPSVSLPRHEGLIPLSLLPVAVGLLVLCSEHLDVRALWPHTSDSQDGGTGGVADAAVEAFPFSSEPMEPKPRGLSLDMPKEPLPGQRRPPCPRPQIGIRGGCWFELRATPPCGEGAYAWKDACYSPVPAPQRPNTSDKP, from the coding sequence ATGGACAAGCTGTCCCCCCTCACGCTCCCATCCGGTACCGTCCTGGGGACATGGCAGTTGGAAGAGCGCGCGGGCTACGGGGCTTATGGGGCCGTCTACCGCGCCCATCGGGTGGGGCAACGCGCTCCCCAGCCCGTGGCCCTCAAGTTGGCGCTCTACTCGAGTGATCCACGCTTCGAACGCGAAGCGGAGCTGCTCGCCCGGGTTCAGCACCCCAACGTGCCTCGCCTCCTCGGACAAGGAACATGGAAGGGAGGCCACTGGAACACCTTGCACCCCTACCTCGTGATGGACTGGGTGGAGGGCCACCGGCTGTACGGCTGGGCTCAGCAGCACCCGTTGACCTCACGCCAGGCGCTGAGGATTCTCGCCCAGGTGGCCCGGGCCCTGGAGGCCACCCACGCTCGCCAGGGCCTCCACCGGGACGTGAAGGGAGGCAACATCCTGGTGGGCCCCCAAGGCCAAGCCTTTCTCATGGACTTCGGCTGTGGCACCTGGGCGGGGGCCGCTCCCCTGACGCGGGAGGCACTCGCTCCCGGCACTCGGCCCTACCGCAGCCCCCAGGCGTTGCGGTTCCACTGGAACCACCTCCGCTCGGCCAATGCCCACTACGAGGCCACGCCCGCCGATGACGTGTACGCACTCGGCGTCACCGCGTATCACCTGTGCACGGGAACCTATCCGCCCCCCGCGACGGACCCGACGATCCCGGGGGATGATGAACGTGACACACTGGCGGTGCTGGTGCCTCCCAGCCAACTGGTCCCGCTGGCTCCCGCCCTGGAGTCTCTCATCCTCCGCATGCTCTCCGACAACCCCCTGGAGCGGGGCAGCGCCGCCGAGTTGGCCGCCGCCATGGAGAAGGCGGCGGCGGGCCCAGGCGACGGCCTGGATACCCCTCTGCGCCCGTCCCCACCCATTGCGCCATCGGTGGGGGCTCATCCCTCGGTCTCTCTGCCGCGTCACGAGGGGCTCATCCCCCTGTCCCTCCTTCCCGTGGCCGTTGGACTCCTTGTCCTGTGCTCCGAGCACTTGGACGTTCGGGCGCTTTGGCCTCACACCTCGGACTCACAGGATGGAGGAACAGGAGGCGTGGCAGATGCGGCCGTGGAGGCGTTTCCGTTCTCCAGCGAGCCGATGGAGCCCAAACCCCGTGGGCTCAGCCTCGACATGCCCAAGGAGCCCTTACCGGGCCAACGCCGGCCGCCGTGTCCTCGTCCCCAGATTGGCATCCGGGGAGGCTGCTGGTTTGAATTGAGAGCTACGCCCCCCTGCGGAGAAGGCGCCTATGCCTGGAAAGACGCCTGTTATTCCCCCGTGCCGGCGCCTCAACGGCCCAACACCTCAGACAAACCTTAG
- a CDS encoding double-CXXCG motif protein — protein sequence MEGRLHPDCFPSGYVQPCSRCGRSGLSLPKKRLLDTSSVQGPFDVFRLADFSTVVVCTERFSDACHRLGLDGVTFKPLPGV from the coding sequence TTGGAGGGAAGGCTCCACCCGGATTGCTTTCCCTCGGGCTATGTGCAGCCGTGTTCGCGTTGTGGCCGTTCGGGTCTTTCTCTACCCAAGAAACGATTGTTGGATACCTCATCCGTCCAAGGCCCATTTGACGTCTTCAGGCTGGCGGATTTCTCCACCGTGGTGGTCTGCACTGAACGTTTTTCAGACGCGTGTCATCGCCTGGGGCTCGATGGCGTCACTTTCAAGCCACTGCCCGGAGTTTGA
- a CDS encoding DUF2380 domain-containing protein: MITHPHRLHAFTLPLPRSFHSWLHSGGSKGGQWNEAWRKFRIESPGATAEQVWQFALELMSRFKVNGHLVPYDCSQEKGQATRP, translated from the coding sequence CTGATCACGCATCCCCACCGCCTTCATGCATTCACTTTGCCCCTTCCCAGGAGCTTTCATTCTTGGTTGCACAGTGGAGGCTCCAAAGGGGGGCAGTGGAACGAGGCATGGCGAAAGTTCCGGATAGAGAGTCCAGGAGCGACTGCTGAGCAGGTTTGGCAGTTTGCGCTAGAACTCATGTCACGTTTCAAAGTGAATGGTCACCTCGTTCCCTATGATTGTAGCCAGGAAAAAGGGCAGGCAACTCGACCATGA